The proteins below come from a single Fusobacterium nucleatum genomic window:
- a CDS encoding DUF1353 domain-containing protein produces the protein MMKSKLKLKRENNIFSVVVEGYTRYIKDFPIVIPAGFRTDGASIPLVLRPFFERYGKNTEAAVVHDYLYSKFNDTGINRELADKIFLFILKENGVSWRVRKMMYKAVRMCGEVFWEKKLKNEGYRNQAIIDKTEEAKHYYSEWEKKLGKL, from the coding sequence ATGATGAAGAGTAAATTAAAGTTGAAGAGAGAAAATAATATATTTAGTGTAGTTGTTGAAGGCTACACTAGATATATAAAAGACTTTCCAATAGTAATTCCAGCAGGTTTCAGAACTGATGGTGCTAGTATTCCACTTGTACTTAGACCATTTTTTGAGAGATATGGAAAGAATACAGAGGCTGCTGTGGTACATGATTATTTATATTCTAAGTTCAATGATACAGGGATAAATAGAGAACTAGCTGATAAAATATTCTTATTTATCTTAAAAGAAAATGGAGTATCTTGGAGAGTTAGAAAAATGATGTATAAGGCTGTAAGAATGTGTGGAGAAGTTTTTTGGGAGAAGAAATTAAAGAATGAAGGTTATAGAAACCAAGCTATAATTGACAAAACAGAAGAAGCAAAGCACTATTATAGTGAATGGGAGAAAAAATTAGGAAAACTTTAG
- a CDS encoding phage holin family protein — MGKMNGLFEHWFIRGTIGFILYLLGGWSKSLEIMMTFIIVDYISGYLKSIYKKEISSKKAFRGIIKKASCILAVIIGASLDKLIEGTPINIPISLFNVPLSFKELIIFSVIGNEGISIIENLGEMNFPFPLFIKKFFKQLKQQDEQDKDKN, encoded by the coding sequence ATGGGGAAGATGAATGGGTTATTTGAACATTGGTTTATAAGAGGTACAATTGGTTTTATATTATATTTATTAGGAGGCTGGAGTAAATCATTAGAAATAATGATGACATTTATAATAGTTGATTATATAAGTGGATATTTAAAGAGCATCTATAAGAAAGAAATATCATCTAAAAAAGCTTTTAGAGGGATTATAAAGAAAGCCTCTTGTATTTTGGCTGTTATAATAGGTGCTTCACTTGATAAATTAATAGAAGGGACTCCTATAAATATTCCAATTAGCTTATTCAATGTTCCCCTGTCTTTTAAAGAATTAATAATATTTTCAGTAATAGGGAATGAAGGAATAAGTATAATTGAAAATTTGGGAGAAATGAATTTTCCCTTTCCTTTATTTATTAAGAAGTTCTTCAAGCAGTTAAAACAGCAAGATGAGCAAGATAAAGATAAAAATTAA